A single Streptomyces sp. Edi2 DNA region contains:
- a CDS encoding response regulator transcription factor, whose protein sequence is MTHSVLLAEDDRPIRTALERALTLEGYRVTAVADGIQALAAAHRERPDVILLDVMMPGIDGLQVCQVLRAEQDRTPILMLTARVETADRIAGLDAGADDYVVKPFEVEEVFARLRALLRRTTAGTATDEGGAGTGPGVTDETEEGEGSYDARVADSGVVEAADLRIDGPSRRAWRGERELELTRTEFELLELLARNAGIVLDHSTIYDRIWGYDFGPGSKNLAVYVGYLRRKVDVPGNRPLIHTVRGVGYVLRED, encoded by the coding sequence GTGACCCATTCCGTACTGCTCGCCGAGGACGACCGGCCCATCCGCACCGCGCTGGAGCGTGCCCTGACCCTGGAGGGGTACCGGGTTACCGCCGTCGCCGACGGGATCCAGGCGCTCGCCGCCGCGCACCGAGAGCGGCCCGATGTGATCCTGCTGGACGTGATGATGCCGGGGATCGACGGGCTGCAGGTGTGCCAGGTGCTGCGGGCCGAGCAGGACCGCACCCCGATCCTGATGCTCACCGCCCGGGTCGAGACCGCGGACCGGATCGCCGGTCTGGACGCCGGTGCGGACGACTACGTGGTCAAGCCGTTCGAGGTCGAGGAGGTCTTCGCCCGGCTGCGGGCGCTGCTGCGGCGGACGACGGCGGGGACGGCGACGGACGAGGGCGGTGCGGGCACCGGTCCCGGTGTGACGGACGAGACAGAAGAGGGGGAGGGGTCGTACGACGCGCGCGTGGCGGACAGCGGTGTCGTCGAGGCGGCGGATCTGCGGATCGACGGGCCCTCGCGCCGCGCCTGGCGCGGAGAGCGGGAGCTGGAGCTGACCCGGACCGAATTCGAGCTGCTGGAGCTGCTGGCCCGCAACGCCGGAATCGTCCTGGACCATTCGACGATCTACGACCGGATCTGGGGCTACGACTTCGGTCCCGGCTCGAAGAACCTCGCGGTGTACGTCGGCTACCTGCGGCGCAAGGTCGATGTCCCGGGCAACCGCCCGCTGATCCACACGGTGCGTGGCGTCGGTTACGTGCTGCGGGAGGACTGA